In Mytilus trossulus isolate FHL-02 chromosome 14, PNRI_Mtr1.1.1.hap1, whole genome shotgun sequence, a genomic segment contains:
- the LOC134696269 gene encoding uncharacterized protein LOC134696269 codes for MKDLFRLFVLKLFIIYCNAICEYPDWIQNKVWNDQSGQLTFSVTTMTGWSYRLYSDIITEWECFLQFKNETFVASRSKDTHTIFGTHYRAYLCQKFDKTEKNVTYYNLMADITERGERVHITNEVPDNICDVCSGPGDDGSYFISVDSNSSYEADHQDGCNPCLKNCDHPGTPLITATSKPGDNKTQVYERAPTRFNNKDVTSENSSNAKLIGGITGAVSFILLVTILMVWLTRRGFCVTNVLETFYEEKHFHTT; via the exons ATGAAGGATTTATTTAGATTGTTTGTTTTGAagttatttatcatatattgtaATG CAATTTGTGAGTATCCTGATTGGATACAGAATAAAGTTTGGAATGATCAGAGTGGTCAGTTAACCTTCAGCGTCACCACCATGACAGGGTGGAGCTATCGTTTATATTCAGACATCATTACAGAATGGGAATGTTTCCTACAGTTCAAAAACGAAACTTTTGTGGCTTCTAG atcAAAAGATACCCATACGATTTTTGGAACACATTACAGGGCATATCTTTGTcagaaatttgataaaacagaGAAAAATGTCACATACTACAACCTGATGGCTG ATATAACTGAGAGGGGAGAAAGAGTCCATATTACCAATGAAGTTCCAGATAATATATGCGACGTCTGTTCAGGCCCAGGTGATGACGGGTCTTATTTCATATcag tcgACAGTAATTCTAGCTATGAGGCTGATCATCAAGATGGATGCAATCCATGTTTGAAAAACTGTGATCATCCAGGAACGCCATTAATTACAGCAACTTCCAAACCAGGTGACAATAAAACACAAGTGTATGAAAGAGCCCCAACTCGTTTTAACAATAAAGATGTGACTTCTGAAAATTCATCGAATGCCAAGCTTATTGGTGGGATAACAGGCGCTGTGTCATTTATATTACTGGTCACAATCTTAATGGTATGGCTGACAAGACGTGGCTTCTGTGTAACTAACGTATTAGAGACTTTCTATGAGGAAAAACACTTTCACACGACTTGA
- the LOC134697142 gene encoding complement C1q-like protein 4, whose translation MVFITILSVCVFLVATRIQLSSSTKADADINQVLMEKLRVLEEKFAKLENVCKQSTMITEEMRKSGNPKRMLLPNSDTTKTVAFSAYLSKPFDGSTFGTLREIVYDKLESNIGHAYNNYTGTFVAPVSGVYAFTWSIYVAGKPDSNGNQGELVVELVVNAKIVGITHADTESFNDDDSATGFVIKSLSAGDSVLTRSSNVFRPEGHIMSGNGRARWTFSGWLIA comes from the exons ATGGTGTTTATAACAATcctttctgtgtgtgtgtttcTCGTGGCTACTAGAATACAGTTATCTTCTTCGACTAAAGCTGACGCTGACATAAACCAAGTTTTAATGGAAAAGTTGAGAGTTTTAGAAGAAAAATTCGCAAAGCTTGAGAATGTGTGCAAACAAAGTACGATGATAACAGAAGAAATGAGAA aaagCGGCAACCCAAAGAGAATGCTTTTGCCAAATAGCGACACCACTAAAACAGTAGCATTTTCTGCttatttgtcaaaaccttttgACGGGTCTACGTTTGGGACATTACGTGAAATTGTTTATGATAAGCTAGAGTCTAATATTGGACATGCATACAACAACTACACCGGTACATTTGTGGCACCAGTTTCCGGTGTGTATGCATTCACATGGTCAATATATGTAGCAGGTAAACCAGATAGCAATGGGAACCAAGGTGAATTAGTCGTCGAACTTGTAGTTAACGCAAAAATTGTAGGAATAACCCATGCTGACACTGAATCATTTAATGACGATGACTCTGCAACAGGGTTTGTTATCAAGAGTTTGAGCGCTGGAGATAGTGTTTTAACGCGATCCTCGAATGTTTTTAGACCAGAGGGACATATAATGAGTGGTAATGGTCGTGCAAGATGGACATTTTCCGGGTGGCTAATCGcataa
- the LOC134697228 gene encoding uncharacterized protein LOC134697228, with protein sequence MIKTKCAIPELLNFTAMDKNQWLSKFAIETRRKDGKPYPPRTLYILCVGLLRCLRENGVNLNFLDERDSRFYEFRRALSARMIELTAQGVGTTTKQAEPISKETEKHLWDKGLLGKTTAKSLTNTMFYYNSKLFGLRGVDEHKHLNTDQFDLGVDQRGKYITFNGRASKTYKGGLNQRHLSAKNIKHYFQNNELYAIYEYYFQLVGSFKGNCFYRRPLDSKNGVKFGEQPIGINKLSSIMKTMCADAGVEGYFTNHSGKRTCATTLYQAGIPEQEIMYRTGHRSVESVR encoded by the exons ATGATTAAAACAAAGTGTGCTATTCCTGAATTGCTGAACTTTACGGCTATGGATAAAAATCAGTGGTTGAGCAAATTTGCAATTGAAACTCGCCGGAAAGATGGAAAACCTTATCCTCCACGAACACTGTACATCTTATGTGTCGGTTTATTGAGGTGTCTCAGAGAAAATGGTGTCAATTTGAACTTTTTAGATGAACGTGATTCCAGGTTTTATGAATTCAGACGCGCGCTGAGTGCAAGAATGATAGAGCTTACCGCTCAAGGGGTGGGAACTACAACAAAACAAGCCGAGCCCATATctaaagaaacagaaaaacatCTCTGGGATAAGGGGCTTCTAGGGAAGACCACCGCAAAATCCTTGACCAATACCATGTTCTACTATAATAGTAAGCTATTTGGATTACGAGGGGTCGACGAGCACAAACATCTAAACACAGATCAGTTCGACCTTGGAGTAGATCAGAGAGGGAAATACATAACTTTCAACGGGAGGGCTAGTAAAACATACAAAG gTGGACTTAACCAACGCCATTTATCCGCCAAGAACATCAAACACTACTTCCAGAATAATGAGCTTTATGCGATTTACGAATACTACTTCCAGTTGGTCGGAAGTTTTAAAGGAAATTGTTTTTACCGAAGACCGTTAGATTCGAAAAATGGTGTAAAATTTGGTGAGCAACCTATTGGAATAAACAAGCTTTCCTCCATCATGAAAACCATGTGTGCTGACGCAGGCGTTGAGGGATATTTCACGAATCACTCAGGAAAACGTACTTGTGCCACAACGTTGTACCAAGCGGGAATACCCGAGCAAGAAATCATGTACAGAACTGGACACAGGTCGGTTGAAAGTGTCAGGTAA